A single genomic interval of Zunongwangia sp. HGR-M22 harbors:
- a CDS encoding polysaccharide deacetylase family protein — MKFRILNFFIWIFLIAVAMFCGVNGLALWPIAAAAIIYPVFLITISTNIRWNVFVNGFHHQENHPKKEVCLSFDDGPTNVTPKILDLLDRYDAKACFFCIGEQMEKYPEITQDIIERGHIIGNHTYSHTRKMGFLSSKSLAREIDACNIVANDITGLNLNLFRPPFGIINPKTKSALDKTGHLVIGWNLRTYDAILNDKSKIVNRIKRKLKPGDVILLHDNKDQTPIILEQLLLHLKSNGYRAIRPDQLFKINAYN, encoded by the coding sequence TTGAAATTCCGTATTCTAAATTTCTTTATCTGGATTTTTTTAATTGCCGTGGCGATGTTTTGTGGTGTTAACGGACTTGCGCTTTGGCCTATTGCAGCTGCCGCAATTATATATCCTGTTTTTTTAATCACCATTTCTACAAATATCAGGTGGAATGTCTTCGTTAATGGATTTCATCATCAAGAAAATCATCCAAAAAAAGAGGTTTGTTTAAGCTTTGATGATGGCCCTACAAATGTTACACCAAAAATTTTAGACCTATTAGACAGATACGATGCTAAAGCTTGCTTTTTTTGTATTGGTGAGCAAATGGAAAAATATCCAGAAATTACGCAGGATATTATCGAAAGAGGACACATTATAGGAAATCATACCTATTCTCATACTCGAAAGATGGGATTTCTTTCCTCTAAAAGTTTAGCAAGAGAGATTGATGCATGCAACATAGTAGCAAATGATATTACAGGTTTAAATCTCAATTTATTTAGACCACCTTTTGGGATTATTAATCCTAAAACTAAAAGTGCCTTAGATAAAACAGGGCATCTGGTTATTGGTTGGAATCTTAGAACATACGATGCTATTTTAAACGATAAGTCTAAAATTGTGAACCGTATAAAGCGAAAACTGAAACCCGGTGATGTGATTCTATTACATGATAATAAAGATCAAACACCTATAATATTGGAACAATTGTTGTTGCATCTAAAATCAAACGGATATCGGGCAATTAGGCCAGATCAATTATTTAAAATCAATGCGTATAATTAG
- a CDS encoding LolA family protein, protein MSLKISSQLTEKMESAKSLYGEFEQTKVMKMMDAESTSYGKIYYKSPDIIKWEYTKPFPYSLLFKDNFLYIDDDGHKSKQDMSSNKMFAKLGDLITGSLNGKLLKDDEHFEVEYQKKNTNVEAIITPKDKNMVDMFEKVIMSFGNDKMLQSVKLLEETGDYTLISFKNWEMNKPIKPSVFQP, encoded by the coding sequence GTGAGTTTAAAAATATCTTCACAGCTTACCGAAAAAATGGAATCGGCCAAAAGTCTTTACGGAGAATTCGAGCAAACCAAAGTGATGAAAATGATGGATGCTGAATCGACTTCTTACGGTAAAATTTATTACAAATCTCCAGATATTATAAAATGGGAGTACACGAAACCTTTCCCATATTCATTACTTTTTAAAGATAACTTTTTGTACATCGATGATGATGGACATAAAAGTAAACAGGATATGAGCAGCAACAAAATGTTTGCGAAACTTGGTGATCTTATTACTGGAAGTCTTAATGGAAAATTATTAAAAGATGATGAACATTTTGAAGTTGAATATCAAAAGAAAAATACTAATGTAGAAGCCATTATTACTCCAAAAGATAAAAATATGGTCGATATGTTTGAAAAAGTAATTATGAGCTTTGGTAATGATAAAATGCTTCAATCGGTGAAATTACTTGAGGAAACTGGTGATTATACTTTAATCAGTTTTAAAAATTGGGAAATGAATAAGCCTATAAAACCTTCTGTTTTTCAACCATAA
- a CDS encoding hydroxymyristoyl-ACP dehydratase: MLLKDFYKVLESSKEEETFVTKISIEKSHSLYAGHFPDRPVTPGVILMHLFKEEAERRTNKNLALIKATNVKFMAVVDPNTSDKVILETKIIEENGITKVQGVAKQNDALALKFNALYKAV; this comes from the coding sequence ATGTTGCTTAAAGATTTTTACAAAGTCTTGGAATCTTCTAAAGAAGAAGAAACATTTGTTACTAAAATATCTATTGAAAAATCTCATTCTCTTTATGCCGGTCATTTTCCGGATCGACCCGTGACTCCTGGCGTAATTTTAATGCATCTTTTTAAAGAGGAAGCTGAAAGGCGTACAAATAAAAACTTAGCATTGATTAAAGCAACCAATGTCAAATTTATGGCGGTCGTAGATCCTAATACTTCAGATAAGGTTATTCTTGAAACCAAAATAATCGAAGAAAATGGGATTACTAAAGTACAAGGAGTAGCGAAACAAAATGATGCTTTAGCTTTAAAATTCAATGCTTTATATAAAGCTGTTTAA
- a CDS encoding DUF2062 domain-containing protein — MSTAGIYQNRFRALNCCIIVPTYNNQGTLASLLEDLLVYTNQIIVLNDGSTDNTKNILKNFDAIEIRNFEKNRGKGVVLKKGFKIAEELGYDYAITIDSDGQHYPDDLDVFLTELEKRNPGDKELLLIGDRNMGSDGVPGKSATGNDFSSYWYLVVTGFQLHDTQSGYRLYPLKVINSVTYYTWKFEFEIEIIVKASWRKVDVKNVPIKVLYDEKNRVSHFRPFWDIVRITLLYMWFVLVSFFWIHPRNKYRDFKQKGFKRFWKEDIIRSNDSPAKKATAIAVGIFVGLSPFWGIHTFLVFVLAAFLKVNKIIAFLFSNISIPPFIPVILYLSFQVGSVILGNGWDWSLKLEKISSTTDVFLGLGQYILGSLILAITASILVWIVFYLLFSVLNKKQII; from the coding sequence TTGAGTACCGCCGGAATTTATCAAAATCGATTTAGAGCTTTAAATTGTTGTATCATAGTGCCTACTTACAACAATCAGGGTACTTTAGCTTCTTTACTGGAAGATCTTCTAGTTTATACCAATCAGATTATTGTTTTAAATGACGGAAGTACCGATAATACCAAGAATATTCTCAAGAATTTCGATGCTATTGAAATAAGAAATTTTGAGAAAAATCGTGGAAAAGGCGTAGTTCTTAAAAAAGGATTTAAAATTGCTGAAGAATTAGGGTATGATTATGCGATCACAATAGATTCTGATGGGCAGCATTATCCCGATGATTTAGACGTTTTTTTAACTGAATTGGAAAAAAGAAATCCCGGCGATAAAGAACTCCTTTTAATTGGTGATAGAAATATGGGAAGCGATGGCGTTCCCGGGAAAAGTGCTACCGGAAATGATTTTTCGAGTTATTGGTATCTGGTGGTAACTGGATTTCAGCTTCATGATACGCAAAGTGGGTATCGTTTATATCCTTTAAAAGTGATAAATTCTGTCACTTATTATACTTGGAAATTTGAATTTGAGATTGAAATTATCGTTAAAGCAAGCTGGCGAAAAGTTGATGTAAAAAATGTGCCTATAAAAGTGCTTTACGACGAGAAGAATCGCGTAAGCCATTTTCGGCCTTTTTGGGATATTGTAAGAATCACATTATTATACATGTGGTTTGTACTGGTAAGTTTTTTCTGGATTCATCCTCGTAATAAATACCGCGATTTTAAGCAAAAAGGATTTAAGCGATTTTGGAAAGAAGATATTATAAGAAGTAATGATAGTCCGGCGAAAAAAGCTACTGCAATTGCTGTTGGTATTTTTGTGGGATTATCGCCATTTTGGGGAATACACACTTTTTTAGTTTTTGTATTAGCCGCTTTTCTCAAAGTAAATAAAATAATCGCTTTTTTATTTTCCAATATAAGTATTCCACCCTTTATACCTGTAATTTTGTATTTAAGTTTTCAGGTAGGATCTGTAATCCTTGGGAATGGTTGGGATTGGAGTTTAAAATTAGAAAAAATAAGCTCTACTACAGATGTTTTTCTTGGATTAGGGCAGTATATTTTAGGAAGTCTTATTCTGGCAATTACTGCTTCAATACTGGTTTGGATTGTGTTTTATTTGTTATTTTCGGTCTTGAATAAAAAGCAGATCATCTAA
- a CDS encoding MMPL family transporter — protein sequence MHHFFLKSYYFFQQKKLLLFSAVLIFVAGVGFLASKVQLEEDVTGLIPSGKNQDVLKRILSETEFSDKIVVTISSEKEQPQKLTAYADRFIDSVNSKMPDFIENIEGKVPEESIKEIYNFVYQNLPLFLDKEDYARIDEKLSDSAIAKQIEEDYRSIISPTGIVTKNFIFQDPLSLAPIGLEKLRELQIGDNYLLYNDYLLTKDKKHLLLFITPTLPASETNKNNRFVDKLQQLQQQLNSKYQGVEGDFFGGVLYSLANANQIKKDVQITISIAISILLILLIFFYRKIYVPLILFIPGIIAAITAIAILYIFKGSISAISIGIGSILLGITLDYGLHILTHYRNNHNIEKLYQEVTTPVLMSSFTTAMAFLCLLFVNSEALNDLGIFAALSVVFAAFLALLLIPVLYGKRISETQKITFLDKFAGIRFFKVKPLFFGVIALFILGLFFFSKVEFNNDLSKINFQPEAIKKAEQKIQNIANSSGKTLYLVSYGKTIDEALQENSKVYQEVKSISEREELNSYSSIGGLVLSTQSQNNKIQQWKDFWNERDTLKIKNKILAESSKYGFKSESFKDFYNLLQKDFNNLQLDDYQNTTNLYLNDFISISEDFATVTTTVNLGEFASEEFTSQFDNLDNTLIIDRERINESFLGNLKNDFNSLIGISILAVFLILLISYRNLEISLLTLLPIGITWVIALGIMGALEIEFNILNIIISTFIFGLGLDYSIFITNACLKEYQTGKSELKTYQTSILISVITTLLGIGALIFAKHPALQSVSTVSIIGVISAVLVAFVIQVWLFNMLFINRRKKGLPPFRFSKIESFIRNKIYYKQDLYYRDAVLDNYRYKPVYSDVKALFAEKKEPYLRVSHFIDKGECVFFFYSGIGVFPIYLSYINPNSSITGYEISEDIDIAKNCFRIKHELLNFTAEIENAKTCSTFVIPNHDLKELEAIKRVIKTYGNKVIVLNKDFKTQWLLDANFEITYRQSGILVFEQK from the coding sequence ATGCATCATTTTTTTCTTAAATCTTATTATTTTTTTCAGCAAAAGAAACTACTACTTTTTTCTGCAGTATTGATTTTTGTAGCCGGTGTAGGTTTTTTGGCTTCGAAAGTACAATTAGAAGAAGATGTTACAGGCTTAATACCCTCGGGAAAAAATCAGGATGTGCTAAAGCGAATTCTGAGCGAAACTGAATTTTCAGATAAGATCGTTGTGACAATTTCTTCGGAAAAAGAGCAACCACAAAAATTAACGGCCTATGCCGATCGTTTTATAGATTCAGTCAATTCAAAAATGCCTGATTTTATAGAAAATATTGAAGGTAAAGTTCCTGAAGAAAGCATTAAAGAAATTTACAATTTTGTGTATCAAAATCTTCCTTTGTTTTTGGATAAAGAAGATTACGCTAGAATAGATGAAAAATTATCAGATTCAGCAATAGCAAAACAAATAGAGGAAGATTATCGAAGCATAATTTCTCCTACGGGTATTGTTACTAAAAATTTTATTTTTCAGGATCCATTAAGTTTAGCTCCCATTGGTTTAGAAAAGCTTAGAGAATTACAAATAGGGGATAATTATTTGCTTTACAACGATTACCTTTTAACTAAAGATAAAAAGCATTTGCTTCTTTTTATAACTCCTACATTACCAGCTTCAGAAACTAATAAAAATAATCGATTTGTAGATAAGCTTCAGCAGCTTCAGCAGCAATTGAACTCGAAATACCAAGGTGTAGAAGGCGACTTTTTTGGCGGAGTTCTATATTCTTTAGCTAATGCCAATCAGATTAAAAAAGATGTTCAAATCACTATTAGTATTGCTATTTCAATCTTGCTGATTTTACTTATCTTTTTTTACCGTAAAATTTATGTTCCATTAATTCTTTTTATTCCGGGGATTATTGCGGCAATAACGGCAATTGCAATCCTCTATATTTTTAAAGGCAGTATTTCTGCAATTTCAATTGGCATAGGTTCAATTTTGCTGGGCATTACTTTAGATTATGGGCTGCATATTTTAACACATTACCGCAATAATCATAATATTGAAAAGCTGTACCAAGAAGTAACTACGCCTGTTTTAATGAGTAGTTTTACTACTGCTATGGCGTTTTTATGTCTCTTGTTTGTAAATAGTGAAGCGCTAAACGACTTAGGGATTTTTGCTGCGCTTAGCGTTGTGTTTGCTGCTTTTTTAGCTTTGCTTTTAATACCTGTTCTTTACGGAAAGAGAATTAGCGAAACTCAAAAAATCACTTTTTTAGATAAGTTCGCCGGGATTCGTTTTTTTAAAGTTAAGCCTTTGTTTTTTGGAGTGATCGCACTATTTATTTTAGGACTTTTCTTTTTTTCCAAAGTTGAATTTAATAACGATCTCAGTAAAATTAATTTTCAGCCTGAAGCGATTAAAAAAGCAGAACAGAAAATCCAGAATATCGCCAATAGTAGCGGAAAAACACTCTATTTGGTAAGCTACGGCAAAACCATCGATGAGGCGCTTCAGGAAAATTCTAAAGTTTATCAGGAAGTTAAAAGCATTAGTGAGAGAGAAGAATTAAATAGTTATAGCAGCATTGGTGGGTTAGTACTTTCTACGCAATCTCAAAATAACAAAATTCAGCAGTGGAAAGATTTTTGGAATGAGCGAGATACTTTAAAAATTAAAAACAAAATTCTTGCAGAATCTTCAAAATACGGTTTTAAGTCAGAAAGTTTTAAGGACTTTTACAATTTACTTCAGAAGGATTTTAATAATCTACAATTAGACGATTATCAAAATACTACTAATCTGTATCTTAATGATTTTATCTCGATTAGCGAAGATTTCGCAACCGTTACTACTACGGTAAATTTAGGTGAATTTGCTTCAGAAGAATTTACCTCGCAATTCGACAATCTTGATAATACTCTTATCATAGACCGCGAGAGAATAAACGAAAGTTTTTTGGGGAATCTTAAAAATGATTTTAATAGTCTTATTGGAATTTCAATTTTAGCTGTATTTCTTATTCTTTTAATTTCTTATCGAAATCTGGAAATTAGTTTATTAACCTTGCTTCCTATAGGGATTACCTGGGTTATTGCACTGGGCATTATGGGAGCATTAGAAATCGAATTCAATATTCTTAATATTATAATTTCAACATTCATTTTTGGTTTAGGTCTGGATTATAGCATATTTATCACCAACGCTTGTCTTAAAGAATATCAAACAGGCAAAAGCGAATTGAAAACATATCAAACGTCCATTTTAATATCTGTAATCACTACATTATTAGGTATCGGTGCTTTGATTTTTGCCAAACATCCCGCATTACAATCGGTTTCTACGGTTTCTATAATTGGTGTGATTTCAGCAGTCTTAGTGGCTTTTGTGATTCAGGTGTGGTTATTTAATATGTTATTTATCAATCGCCGAAAGAAAGGCTTACCACCATTTCGATTTAGTAAAATAGAAAGCTTTATTCGAAACAAAATCTATTATAAGCAGGATTTATATTATCGTGACGCTGTACTGGATAATTATCGATATAAACCGGTCTATAGTGATGTTAAAGCTTTATTTGCTGAAAAAAAAGAACCTTACTTACGCGTTTCTCATTTTATTGATAAAGGGGAATGTGTGTTCTTTTTCTATTCGGGAATCGGAGTTTTCCCAATTTACCTGAGTTATATTAATCCTAATTCCAGCATTACCGGTTACGAAATATCGGAAGATATAGACATTGCCAAAAATTGCTTCCGTATTAAACATGAACTTTTAAATTTTACTGCTGAAATAGAAAATGCCAAGACGTGTTCAACTTTTGTAATTCCCAATCATGATTTGAAGGAATTGGAAGCGATTAAAAGAGTTATAAAAACTTATGGAAACAAAGTAATTGTTTTAAATAAAGACTTTAAAACACAGTGGTTACTCGATGCTAATTTCGAAATCACTTATCGACAGAGCGGAATTTTGGTATTTGAACAGAAATAA
- a CDS encoding C45 family autoproteolytic acyltransferase/hydolase, whose product MKKLFALFGLFFVFSCGIKKSYQDKPDISGIAEVDTVRTKLSETHFTLGKNNLFQNKYGVWELYIEGDALELGLANGALTQDLIHHQENAFMGKINEMVPSEGYRNFLKKLVSWFNRKMYLYVPEEYKQEIYGVSRFGLKKYDEFAPAYMRMLYFHGAHDIGHALQDLMLVGCTSFAAWDNKTEDGKLLLGRNFDFYAGDEFSNQKMVAFINPDEGHKFMMYTWGGMIGAVSGMNAKGVTVTINAGKSKIPMLAKDPITLVSREILQHASNLDEAIEIAKKREVFVSESIMVGSAKDHKAILIEVSPNNFGIYEVENSNQLICSNHFQSSEYEHDSRNQKTIRESHSQYRFERMTELVNEADKLSPEKSVEILRNRKGLDDKKIGYGNEKAINQLLAHHGIVFKPEEKKVWLSANPYQMGAFLAYDLDKVFAEFEEGNVNGSVMSTEEVIPASDFLQSKNYRDYEQYLKLRAAFILALDNNEQINPEKAEKLKQLNPYFWQAYYLSGQFYYRAGNYKQAIIDFKQALRREVTTLPEKEHLEKLLKKSYRKL is encoded by the coding sequence ATGAAGAAGCTTTTTGCCCTTTTTGGACTATTTTTTGTTTTTTCCTGCGGAATTAAAAAATCCTATCAGGACAAGCCCGATATTTCAGGTATTGCGGAAGTTGATACCGTAAGAACAAAGCTTAGTGAAACTCATTTTACATTAGGGAAAAACAATCTTTTTCAGAATAAATATGGAGTTTGGGAACTTTATATTGAAGGCGATGCCTTAGAACTTGGCTTAGCCAATGGTGCATTAACTCAGGATCTTATACATCATCAGGAAAATGCTTTTATGGGGAAAATTAATGAAATGGTTCCTTCTGAAGGATATCGAAATTTCCTGAAAAAACTTGTTTCCTGGTTTAATCGCAAAATGTATTTGTACGTTCCCGAAGAATACAAACAGGAAATTTACGGAGTTTCTAGATTCGGATTAAAAAAATACGATGAATTTGCACCGGCTTACATGCGAATGCTCTACTTCCATGGGGCGCACGATATTGGACATGCTTTGCAGGATTTAATGCTGGTTGGTTGTACGAGTTTTGCAGCCTGGGACAATAAAACGGAAGATGGTAAATTACTCTTAGGGCGTAATTTTGATTTTTATGCTGGTGACGAATTTTCCAATCAAAAAATGGTAGCCTTTATTAATCCAGATGAAGGTCACAAATTTATGATGTACACCTGGGGAGGAATGATTGGCGCCGTTAGCGGAATGAATGCAAAAGGAGTTACCGTAACGATAAATGCGGGAAAATCTAAGATTCCAATGCTGGCTAAAGATCCTATTACGCTGGTTTCAAGAGAAATATTGCAGCACGCTTCTAATTTAGATGAAGCAATAGAGATTGCTAAAAAACGAGAGGTATTTGTTTCAGAATCTATAATGGTTGGCAGTGCAAAAGATCACAAAGCGATTTTAATTGAAGTGAGCCCCAACAATTTCGGTATCTACGAAGTTGAAAACTCCAATCAATTGATTTGTAGTAATCATTTTCAGAGTTCAGAATACGAACATGACAGTCGAAACCAGAAAACAATTAGAGAAAGTCATTCGCAATATCGTTTTGAGCGTATGACAGAATTGGTTAATGAAGCTGATAAATTATCTCCTGAAAAATCAGTAGAAATTTTACGAAATAGAAAAGGCTTGGATGATAAAAAAATAGGCTACGGAAATGAAAAAGCGATCAATCAACTTTTAGCGCATCACGGTATCGTTTTTAAACCTGAAGAAAAAAAGGTTTGGCTTTCGGCTAATCCTTATCAGATGGGTGCTTTTTTAGCTTACGATTTAGATAAGGTTTTTGCTGAATTTGAAGAAGGAAATGTAAATGGGAGTGTAATGAGTACAGAAGAAGTTATTCCTGCATCAGACTTTTTGCAATCCAAGAATTATAGAGATTATGAGCAATATCTAAAATTACGCGCGGCATTTATTTTAGCACTAGATAACAATGAACAGATTAATCCAGAAAAAGCTGAAAAATTAAAGCAACTTAATCCTTATTTTTGGCAGGCGTATTATTTAAGCGGACAGTTTTATTATCGTGCGGGCAATTACAAACAGGCTATTATCGACTTTAAGCAAGCTTTAAGACGAGAAGTAACCACACTTCCTGAAAAAGAACATCTGGAAAAATTACTGAAAAAATCTTATAGAAAACTCTAA
- a CDS encoding phenylacetate--CoA ligase family protein, giving the protein MKDFLSPEISHQEQWKLIKRHLDYASQNSPFYKQIFKENAIDISAIKNEADFRRIPMTTKEELQQQNLDFLAVDYTEIIDHVTTSGTLGNPVNFMLNEADLERLAYNEYESFKIAGITKNDVVQITTTLDRRFMAGMAYFLGLRKLGAGIVRTGSGLPGLQWDSIKRFKPKFLVAVPSFLLKLIDYAKQHNIDYKNSSVRGVICIGESLLNEKLEDSALRKKIQELWNIELFSTYASTEMATAFTECEFHKGNHILPNLIYTEIIDESGKQAKNGEIGELVVTPLQVKSMPLIRYATGDMLMNIENNCICGRKSKRIGPVIGRKKQMLKIKGTSLYPQHIQEGMNALDISEYIIEAKKDDFGNDSVCIKISEEVLIKPAQIQEILREKLQIKLEIQQISASLLLQKKFPKESRKPIIFHDLRSI; this is encoded by the coding sequence ATGAAAGACTTTCTTTCTCCAGAAATATCGCACCAAGAACAATGGAAATTGATAAAACGGCATCTGGATTATGCTTCCCAAAATTCGCCATTTTACAAGCAGATTTTTAAGGAGAATGCGATCGATATTTCAGCAATAAAAAATGAAGCTGATTTTCGTCGAATCCCGATGACTACCAAAGAAGAGTTGCAACAGCAAAATTTAGATTTTCTCGCCGTCGATTACACTGAAATTATCGATCATGTAACTACATCTGGCACATTGGGCAACCCGGTAAATTTTATGCTAAACGAAGCCGATTTGGAAAGATTAGCATACAACGAATACGAATCTTTTAAAATTGCCGGAATCACAAAAAACGACGTGGTGCAAATCACTACAACGCTAGATCGGCGATTTATGGCTGGGATGGCTTATTTTTTAGGACTTCGGAAATTGGGAGCTGGAATTGTAAGAACGGGCAGTGGTTTACCTGGTTTGCAATGGGATAGTATTAAACGTTTTAAACCTAAATTTTTGGTCGCTGTACCCTCTTTTCTATTAAAACTTATCGATTATGCAAAACAACATAATATCGATTACAAAAATTCATCGGTTAGAGGCGTGATATGTATTGGTGAATCTTTGCTGAATGAAAAGTTGGAAGATTCGGCACTTCGAAAAAAAATTCAGGAATTATGGAATATTGAGTTATTTTCGACTTACGCTTCAACCGAAATGGCTACTGCTTTTACTGAATGTGAGTTTCATAAAGGCAATCATATTTTGCCCAATCTTATTTATACTGAAATTATAGATGAATCGGGAAAGCAGGCAAAAAATGGAGAGATAGGAGAGTTGGTGGTCACTCCGTTACAGGTTAAAAGTATGCCACTAATACGATACGCAACGGGAGATATGCTAATGAATATTGAAAACAATTGTATTTGCGGTAGAAAATCAAAAAGGATTGGTCCCGTAATAGGCCGTAAAAAGCAAATGCTCAAAATTAAAGGTACTTCACTTTATCCGCAACATATTCAGGAAGGGATGAATGCTTTAGATATTTCAGAGTATATCATTGAAGCCAAAAAAGATGACTTCGGAAACGATTCGGTTTGTATAAAAATTTCAGAAGAAGTTTTAATCAAACCTGCTCAAATTCAGGAAATATTAAGGGAGAAACTTCAAATTAAACTTGAAATTCAGCAAATATCGGCTTCACTTTTACTTCAGAAAAAATTTCCAAAAGAAAGCCGAAAGCCAATTATTTTTCATGATTTACGATCGATTTAA
- a CDS encoding outer membrane beta-barrel protein, with protein MKQLLVLLFSIITVSTYAQESSLRIFYGFADAELLESEDLDGGSNSEVENLFELGVEYTIPISSKLSIMPGLTYTKTDLQTSSTLYYDLLSSYYNERNYTQPAPLLEEIELLSIPVLVEFSFWNYFFVNGGPVVSFQLNDNSINSQEGIGYHLGFGGKYSFNNLFIYANPFFKQFAAIDFKDEHRDLNLSQFGVHLGLGYKF; from the coding sequence ATGAAACAATTATTAGTTTTATTATTTTCTATCATTACTGTTTCTACTTACGCTCAAGAATCATCGCTACGCATTTTTTATGGATTTGCTGACGCCGAACTTTTAGAAAGCGAAGATTTAGATGGAGGCTCCAATAGCGAGGTAGAAAACCTTTTTGAGTTAGGCGTGGAATATACAATTCCTATTTCTTCTAAGCTAAGTATAATGCCGGGACTTACCTATACTAAAACAGATTTGCAAACTAGCTCAACGTTATACTATGACTTACTTTCATCCTACTATAATGAAAGGAATTACACACAACCTGCTCCACTACTTGAAGAAATAGAATTATTATCCATTCCTGTTTTAGTGGAATTTAGTTTTTGGAATTACTTTTTTGTAAATGGCGGACCTGTTGTAAGTTTTCAGCTAAATGATAATAGTATTAACTCGCAAGAAGGTATCGGATATCATTTAGGTTTTGGCGGAAAATATAGCTTTAATAATTTATTTATCTATGCAAATCCTTTCTTCAAACAATTTGCAGCTATTGATTTTAAAGATGAACATCGTGATCTTAATTTAAGTCAGTTTGGCGTACATTTGGGACTTGGTTATAAGTTTTAA
- a CDS encoding class I SAM-dependent methyltransferase: MNMELLKPEVQQFVNENLRADISKLVLKGSPFEKISAAELATQISGRKIAERKLPVWFENEHILYPPKLNLEQTSSQITAEYKASLVSGKRLADLTGGFGIDSYFFAKNVENLFYNELNKNLAKIVQHNYKALKVENIEVNSGDGLPFLRTKELKFDWIYLDPARRDDHGGKVFRLADCTPDVVENLQLLFEKSDHILIKTSPLLDLKLGISELKSVAEIHIVAVENEVKELLWILKKDSTSTVKIITKNFSKKDDQNFQTILDEEEQPSYSLPENYLYEPNAAIMKSQLFGKLSNKFEVKKLHQNSHLFTSEKNINFPGRKFQITEIIAFGSKELKKKFKGKKANISTRNFPMDVLSIKKKYNIKDGGNDYLFFITNLKEEKIVIVCKKS, from the coding sequence ATGAATATGGAACTTTTAAAACCCGAAGTTCAGCAATTTGTAAATGAAAATCTTCGAGCAGATATTTCTAAATTGGTTTTAAAAGGAAGTCCTTTTGAAAAAATTAGTGCGGCTGAACTGGCTACTCAAATTTCAGGAAGAAAAATCGCTGAAAGAAAACTGCCTGTTTGGTTTGAAAATGAACATATCTTATATCCACCAAAATTAAATTTAGAGCAAACTTCTTCGCAAATTACTGCGGAATATAAAGCGTCTTTGGTTTCAGGAAAGCGTTTAGCCGATCTTACCGGTGGATTTGGCATCGACAGCTATTTCTTTGCGAAAAATGTAGAAAACCTGTTCTACAACGAATTAAATAAGAATCTAGCTAAAATCGTTCAGCATAATTATAAAGCGCTTAAAGTTGAAAATATTGAAGTGAACTCTGGTGATGGGCTCCCATTTTTAAGAACTAAAGAACTTAAGTTCGATTGGATCTATTTAGACCCCGCTAGAAGAGATGATCATGGTGGGAAAGTTTTTCGCCTGGCAGATTGTACTCCAGATGTAGTTGAAAATTTACAGTTATTATTCGAAAAATCAGATCATATTCTAATAAAGACTTCCCCTCTACTCGATCTAAAATTAGGCATTTCTGAACTGAAATCTGTAGCTGAAATTCATATTGTAGCTGTCGAAAATGAGGTGAAAGAATTGCTTTGGATTTTAAAAAAAGATAGTACTTCAACAGTAAAAATTATTACTAAAAACTTCAGTAAGAAAGATGATCAAAACTTTCAAACGATCTTAGATGAAGAAGAACAACCCAGTTACAGTTTGCCTGAAAATTATCTTTACGAGCCGAACGCTGCGATCATGAAAAGTCAATTATTCGGTAAACTTTCCAATAAATTTGAGGTAAAAAAGCTTCATCAAAACTCTCATTTATTTACTTCAGAAAAAAATATAAATTTCCCGGGAAGAAAATTTCAAATTACTGAAATTATAGCTTTTGGATCGAAAGAATTAAAGAAAAAGTTTAAAGGGAAAAAGGCCAATATTAGCACGCGTAATTTCCCTATGGATGTATTGAGTATCAAAAAAAAATATAATATTAAAGATGGCGGTAATGATTATTTATTCTTCATCACCAATCTAAAAGAAGAAAAAATAGTTATTGTTTGTAAAAAATCTTAA